From the genome of Nitrospirota bacterium:
CAGGGATAATCCGGAAGACCCCCTTAAAACCCAAATAAAAAAGGAGGAGTTTTCTCCTCCTTTTTTATCCTAAAGGATGTTTTAAAATACTTTAATGAGCGGCTTCTTCGGGATGGAGCCGATCTTTTTTTGCTAAAAGGTCTTCTTTGCTTTCCGGATGCGCGGGATCCAAAATGCAGCAATTGTCAATCGGACAAACTTCCGCACATTTGGGCTGGTCATGAAATCCAACGCACTCCGTACACAGCTCATGTGAAATTACATAAATATCACCATTTTCTCCATGTCCGGGAGTTACCGGATGTCCTTTGGCTTCCGACTCAGCGCGATTTTCAAAAATTGCCTCATTAGGACATTCAGGCAAACAGGCTGAACAGGAAATACACTCATCGGTAATATATAAAGCCATCTTTCTGATCCTCCATTTACTAAACGACGATAACTTAATTTCAAGGGGTCACTCTTCTTTTTAGGAAAATAAAGAAGAATATGAAGTCATTATAATGTGGGATTATGATTGAAATCAATACAAAAAAATTAATTTTTTTGGGCAATAATTCTGGCCGTAATTTTGTCCCCTTCCCCTTTACCTTCTTCGTAGAAATGAACCCTGAAATCTCTAAAAAAATTTAATAATTCATTATGCCCCAAACAAAATTCTACGCGCCGGGGAGAACCATGCTGGAGATGCTGGTCAATCAGAAAAGTTTCATAAACCACAAACCCGTTTTTTTTCAATGCCGCCTTGATTTGCGGGAATAAATCTCTTTGTAAATAAAAAAAACAGATCACCAGATCATAGGTATTTTCAGGAAGTGCCGTCTTTTCGAGGTCGGCTTCGATTATTTTAACGGGTAAATGGGTTATTTCAATTTTTCTTTGACACTCGGCAATGGATTCTTTGGAAAGTTCAATCCCGTCGATTTC
Proteins encoded in this window:
- a CDS encoding 4Fe-4S dicluster domain-containing protein, producing MALYITDECISCSACLPECPNEAIFENRAESEAKGHPVTPGHGENGDIYVISHELCTECVGFHDQPKCAEVCPIDNCCILDPAHPESKEDLLAKKDRLHPEEAAH
- a CDS encoding class I SAM-dependent methyltransferase; this translates as MEAPSLFLKKILTFQKNGKVLDLAMGRGRNSFFLAQNGYEIDGIELSKESIAECQRKIEITHLPVKIIEADLEKTALPENTYDLVICFFYLQRDLFPQIKAALKKNGFVVYETFLIDQHLQHGSPRRVEFCLGHNELLNFFRDFRVHFYEEGKGEGDKITARIIAQKN